One segment of Candidatus Nitrospira nitrosa DNA contains the following:
- the atpD gene encoding F0F1 ATP synthase subunit beta has product MSTGKVIQVIGPVVDVEFPPGQLPNIYNALKVTQEENKAAGKPAVKITLEVASHLGENRVRSIAMSTTDGLTRGMDVDDTGAAISVPVGRETLGRLINVLGEPVDERGPIKAKKTYPIHRPAPKLEDQETKTEVLETGIKVVDLLEPYSKGGKVGLFGGAGVGKTVIIMELINNIALHHGGFSVFAGVGERTREGNDLWHEMRESKVIDPDDFTKSKAALVYGQMNEPPGARLRVALTGLAVAEYFRDEENQDVLLFVDNIFRFTQAGSEVSALLGRMPSAVGYQPNLSTEMGALQERITSTKRGSITSVQAIYVPADDLTDPAPATAFAHLDATTVLSRSLAELGIYPAVDPLDSTSRILDPQIIGEEHYKVARGVQSVLQRYKDLQDIIAILGMDELSEDDKMAVARARKIQRFLSQPFHVAEAFTGAPGKYVKLKDTVRSFKEILEGKYDHLPEQAFYMVGPIEEAIAKAEKMGVKV; this is encoded by the coding sequence GTGAGCACAGGAAAAGTGATTCAAGTCATCGGACCGGTTGTGGACGTGGAATTTCCTCCAGGTCAGCTGCCCAATATCTACAATGCCCTCAAAGTGACGCAGGAAGAGAACAAGGCTGCGGGTAAGCCTGCGGTCAAAATCACTCTTGAAGTTGCGTCGCATTTGGGCGAAAACCGAGTCCGCAGCATCGCGATGTCCACGACAGATGGTCTGACACGGGGAATGGATGTGGACGATACGGGAGCGGCGATCTCTGTGCCGGTTGGTCGTGAAACGCTCGGTCGCCTCATCAACGTGCTCGGCGAGCCGGTTGATGAACGGGGCCCGATCAAGGCAAAGAAGACCTATCCGATTCACCGCCCTGCTCCCAAACTGGAAGACCAAGAAACAAAAACAGAGGTGCTGGAGACGGGCATCAAGGTGGTCGACCTCCTTGAGCCCTATAGCAAGGGCGGAAAGGTCGGTCTCTTCGGTGGTGCCGGTGTCGGTAAAACCGTCATCATCATGGAGCTGATCAATAACATCGCGTTACACCACGGTGGGTTTTCTGTGTTTGCCGGTGTGGGTGAGCGGACGCGCGAAGGGAACGACCTCTGGCACGAAATGCGGGAGTCGAAGGTCATTGATCCGGACGATTTCACCAAGTCAAAAGCCGCATTGGTCTATGGACAGATGAACGAGCCCCCTGGAGCCCGCTTGCGCGTGGCTCTGACAGGGTTAGCCGTCGCTGAATATTTCCGTGACGAAGAGAATCAAGACGTGTTGCTGTTCGTGGACAATATCTTCCGGTTCACTCAGGCCGGTTCAGAAGTGTCCGCGTTGTTGGGACGTATGCCCTCTGCCGTCGGATATCAACCGAACCTTTCGACGGAAATGGGGGCCCTGCAAGAACGAATCACGTCAACCAAACGGGGATCCATTACGTCCGTCCAGGCCATCTATGTGCCGGCCGACGACCTGACCGATCCGGCGCCGGCCACGGCGTTCGCCCACTTGGATGCCACGACGGTGTTGTCCAGATCGTTGGCGGAGTTGGGGATTTACCCGGCGGTCGATCCGTTGGATTCCACTTCACGTATTCTTGATCCTCAAATCATCGGGGAGGAACACTATAAAGTGGCGCGTGGGGTCCAGTCCGTCTTGCAGCGGTATAAAGACCTTCAAGACATCATTGCGATCCTCGGGATGGACGAATTGTCGGAAGACGACAAAATGGCTGTGGCGCGCGCAAGAAAGATTCAACGCTTCCTGTCGCAACCCTTCCACGTGGCCGAAGCATTTACCGGCGCACCCGGTAAGTACGTGAAGCTCAAGGATACCGTTCGCAGCTTTAAGGAGATCCTTGAGGGCAAGTACGACCATCTGCCGGAGCAGGCGTTTTACATGGTCGGGCCCATCGAAGAAGCCATCGCAAAAGCGGAGAAGATGGGAGTGAAAGTGTAG